From the Acidimicrobiales bacterium genome, the window GCGCTCGGCAATGTTGGCTCGTGGGCGGGTCCGACGCGACGGTCGCGCTGCGAATATCACGCACTGAAGTAGGGCCGAACTCGAGTGGGCGGCACTGTTCGATTCTGGGCGTGGTTGCCGGACGCGCACTTCAGCGTCGTTTCGATCGACGGTTCGCCCGGTTGCGGCGGATCTTCTCAGGAGTCGCTGCAGGCGTATCCGCCTTTGACGGTGGTGATGGTGTCGAGATCGGATTCGTGGAGCCACATGACAAGCCCTTCGACCTGTCCTGGGATCGGGTCGACGGGCTCGAGGACAGCCAGAATGCCGAAGTAGTCGGCTCGAAGGTCTCGGATCGGACCCACGCGCTCTCCGTATTCGTCACGAATCGCCGCGAGAGACTCGCCGGGTTGCGCGGGAGTGTCGACGCCGACGGGAGCGTGCCCGTCAAGGATGAATCCGTTGAACCCCTCCTCGCCGGCGAGTGGCTGCTTCGCGAACACCAGAGACAGACCACCCCATCTCACGATGCGTTCCGTGTCGCAGTACCCGCCCGATTGCCATCCGGTGTCGGCATCGGCGACGCCGAGATCGGCTTCGAACGCAGCGATCACGGTGTCGGGATCCGAACCGAACGGCAGATCCGGAGTCACCCCTCTGCTGCTGAGATGGAGCACCGTCGGCACGAGCGGGTCGACGCTGGACGGTGGCGGGGGAGCGGGAATCGTGACGGGTGCAGGTGAGGCAACGCCGAAGAAGGCCCCCAACTCACCGCCGCACAGCTCCTGATGTCGCCCGACAGCCTGGACCAGGCCCGTGAGATCCTCCCCAGGGAAGACGCCGATACTGAGATCGAGCTCCTGACCCGCTGGCGGCGGACCGATCTCTTGGAGCAGAGCAATGATGGCCTCGTTCCACTCGGCGAGATCTGCCGGCGCAAACCGGTTCGCCGCTCGAAGATCGATCGCCCAGTCGCCGCCATAGGCGTATCCCGACTCGACGGTGCGCTCGCGTACCTCAGCGGAGTCGCGGCAGTAGCGGTCGACGTCCGGCTCCGGCGGAAGTGTGGCACTCACGCCGTCGACGGCCGACGTCGTGGACGTACTCGTCGACGAGATCTCATCTGGCGCTCCTCCGCTCGGGGCCGAACTGCATCCCGCCCCGACGATGACCGCCAAGATCACCGCGATCGACCATCTCTGCACTCCCCGAGTATCGCGCCGAAGCAGCCCCCAGAACCGTCGCCCATGTTGGTGTTCGCCAAGAGCGTCTCGTGCGGCATCATCGGCGAAGTAGCGCGCCGGGAACGTTAGTGCCGGCACTCGACAATCAGGCGCCCGACGGTCGGCGACCCGCTTCCACCTCCCGGCCGTAGGGAAAGCGCCGAGACACAACGGCAGGTCCTGCGGACCTGGCGGAGAAGGAGGTGCGGTCGCTCTTCGCCAAGGCGACGTCACTTTCGGCCGAGCCATCGGCTCTGCTGAACCCCATCGTCGTGGGGCTGAACCGCCTCAGGTAGGGATCCTCCAGGATCAGCCTGCGGCGAGCAGCGTTTCGACCAGGCGACGCTCGTCGTCATCGTTGAGGTTGCGACGAGTGAGCAGGGTCGCGTTGGCCAAGGCGATGATCCGTCCCCGATCGTCGGTGTCCGCATCGGGCTCGAGCCAGGATTGCACGTCGACCCAACGCCAAAGCGGCGAGCGCGTCGAGGTGCCATAGGCCGGCTCGGGAAACCCGGAGCTGTCGGCGTCCCGCTTGATCCAGTGGTTCACGGCTTGGCGACTGCGGCCGGTGCGCTCTGCGATGTCGGCTTGGGAGACCAACTCCTCTCCCTCCACCCGCATGACCTGGATCCCCGCCACGGACTCGGCCTGGGTGATGGCAGACGCGATGGCATCGAGAAGGGTGGAAGCGTCACGGTCGACATCGAGCGCCGGGTGCCCGTCGAACGCAGTGACCGCGGCGTCGTCGAGACCGGCTTCGAACAGCAGGTCGCTGGTTGCCTCGTCGATCGGGCGGTTGAGGATCAGCATGAAATTGTGAGTGTTCATGGCATGTCGATTCAGGTGTTGCGACGAATGTGTCGTCGGATCTGTTTGGCGTGGTTGTCCGCGCTCTTCGGGGTCGACCACACCCGGAACGGATGCGGCTGGTCACCGCTGATCACGTGTGTCGAGTGACCATGCCCGGACGAATCGGTCACGGTCAGCCCGGCAAGCTCGGCTTCGCGAAGAGCCTTCTCAATCTCCTTCTTCGGATGCGTCTTCCGGCTCACCTTTGAACTCTACTAATCTTGTTGACAATGTCAACTAGCCCACGGCAGCAGTCGGTCGGTGTCACACCCGAGCCGTACGTTCTCGGGCAAACCAACCACGTGCGAGGAGACGACAATGAACGACGCAACGGCATTCGGAGAATCGGCACGAACGCTTCTGGCGACGCTGTCCAAGTGTGATACGAGCGAGGACGATGAAAGCGGGATGGTTCGCTTCGGTCTCTCCATGAGCCCAGAGGAGGCGGGGCCCGTCATGCGCGCACTGTTCCGCGCCGAGGCGGAACTCCTGTTGATCGATGCGGAAACCTTCGATCCGGTGGGGCCGACTCGGACACCGGAGCAGCGTCGTGCCGACGCGTTGATCGAGATCGCTACTGCCGCCGCGGCCGCGCTCGAGGCGGCGTAGCCGACTACTCGATGCGCAGGCCCGAGATCGCCCGGCTGATCACGAGCTGCTGGATCTGCTCGGTGCCTTCGAAGATGTCGTGGGTCTCTCCGAGACTTATCCACTGGCGACCGCTGCGGCTCTTTGTGGTGTCTGACCTGGGGAAACGCTGGATCGTGTTGTCCGCTGCTGACCGCTGATCATCCCTACTCCGACCCAAAAGTAGGGATGAAAGTAGGGATGCGCCGGCGAGCATCCGAGCGAATTCGACGGCAGCTCCGGCGACACCTGCCACTCTGGAAGCGTGAGGAAGACGCTAGCGAGCGACGGGATGGAGGTGATCTACGACCTCCACGCCGACACTGACCGGGTCGAAGCAATGAAGGCAGTCAGCAAAGATGGGGCACGTCCAGACATGGGGCTCGCGCCGAAGCCCTACCTCATCGGCAGCCGAAAGTTCTGGCGGCATCTCGGCTCTGATCGACTGCCGCTCGCCGTCGTCACAGGGACAATCACCGAGGTCTATTGGGCGAGTATGGGCGACTATCCGATGTTCAAGCTGACCGAGGACGATGGCACGACCCACGACTTCACCCGTGAAGGCGACATCGCTCGCTACGTGAAGGGACTTGCTGCTCGAGTCGAGAGGGTCGACATGCCGTGGAAGCCCGGCGTCAGCCATGCCCTTTCCAGAACGCTCGTGACGCGCATCCTGGTGGAGTCCTCCACATGGCGATCAGACCCGCGTGCCCCCGGCCCCTTCGGCCTGATGCTGCTGCAGGAGCACCAACACTCACAGTCGGCCTGGGCGCTTCGATGCTTCGAACACTGGCTTCAGATCGAGGGCATCGACCACAACGAACTCCGGAGTCTCGTCGATCACCTCTGGGACTGGATGACCATTGACGAGCACTCCTTCGGGGAATGGCACGACCGCCCGCCACCTCTGATCAGCCAGCCCGACGCCGATCTCGGTCTCGAACTCGACACCGAGGCCAGCACTGCGCTTCGCCAGGCGATCGCCGACGCAACCGACCTCGCCTACAACAGCCTTTTCGGAGCCTTCGACGATCAGCGTCACATGGAGGTGGCGGCTGCCCTCGGGGCGCTGTTGATGCCACACAGATTGAACATTCCCGACCCAAGCGTCTTCGGTCTCCCCGACGGCCTTGACCTCGAGCACGAGTGGGGACCCATGCCCGACAACCTCGTTGCGCGTTGGCGGGAGCATCCGCTCCCATGGCCCAACTACTCGACCGTGGAGGTGACCACGGATCGTCATGCGTCCGAGGGCGCACTGCGAGGAGCGACGGGTGCGATTGTCGAGGTGTACGACGGTGCGTACGAGATCGAAATCGTCGACGAGGACGGACGAACCCGATTCCTCGGCCCGATGCAGCACGACGATGTGCGTTTCCTGTGGGCACCGGACTGGCGACAGAAGCTCCGGTAGCAAGCGAATTCACGTCTGAGAGTGTGAGGCTCGTGCCAGGCTGGACTCGTGAAGGCCGAACGCTCCCGACATGACATCCTCGTTCTCGACGGCGCGTTGGCACCCGAGACGCTCGACGACCTCACTTCGCTAGCTCGGACTGCCAGTTTCGAGTCGCAGGACTTGAACCGGGGTGCCTTCACCGCACGGCAACGAGCTGTCGTCGAGTCCCCACAGATCGCGGAAGCCCTTTGGGACGCGATCGCGCCGTACCTCGGACGGCCTGCCGAGTGGTTCAGTGGCCCTGGTATGCCCCGACTCGATCCACCGATCGACGAGTGGAGCTTCCTCGGATGCAATCCACGTAGCCGGTTCTACTCCTACTCAATGGGCGGCACGTTCTCCGAGCACGAAGATGAACCATGGCGGCCGGATGCGTCGCGTCGGAGTCTTCTGACGCTGCTCGCCTATCTGCCGACTGGTGGGTGCGTCGGAGGCGAGACCGTCATCGATGGCGAGACCATTGCGGTCGAACCCGGCCGGATCGTCTTGTTCGATCACGGGTTGCTCCACGAGGGCAAGCCCGTCGAGCGAGGAACGAAGCTGGTTCTTCGGAATGACGTCGTCGCCGGCAGCCCAACAGCGGTCATGGACGAACTCGTGCGCGAAACCGAGCACCTCGGGCTCTATGAGGATGACCGTTGGCCGACCTGGTAGTCCAGCTCGGCTCGGCTGCTCGGGCCACAGAACAGTCTCAGTCCGGAGATGAGCCCCACGGCATCTTGCAGTCCGGTCCAGCAGCCTCGACCCTGAACGGCGCGTGGCCCGGCTGAACGACCTCCGAGAGGAGCTCGGCGAACACCAGGTTCATGTTGTGACCATTCGTTTCGATCCTGACCTCGTGGAACTTGAGACCGAGCGACTCAGACCACTCTGCCGCGGTCGCTGAATCGGGGACGTACGTCCCGCCCGGGTACATGACCTGCCACTTCACACCCCAGACGTATCCGTCGAGGTCGACGCCGGGCTCGTAGTCGGTGAGCCGGTCATCGAGCGACTGGGACCACGTCTCCGGTGACACTGCTGTGCTGAAGGTTGCAGCAACGCAATGTTTGAAGAGCAGCCTGACGGTTTCGGGCTCGATTCCCGTGCTCGGATCCGCGGTGCAATACACGTAGATCTCGTAGTCGCGCATGTAGTCGGTGAACCCGTGGTAGACGATCGCCTGGTCGAAGACCTCATCGAGAAGTCGTTGCACTTCGTCAGCGCTCATCGCTGGCTCCCCAGCTGCTTTCCGCCCAGATCGCGGCGGTCCTAACGGACGAGTTCACCGGCTGAGCACGAACCGGGCGCCTTCGGCCCGGAGCATCTGGAACGGGTTCATGTGCCGGACGCCATTCTCCGCTGCGGCATTCGGGATCTTGATCCGACGGCGACCGTCGCTGATCACCTCATGGGTGACGACGGTGTGCCCACCCGCGACGGCATGGCCGATGAGGAACGAGTCAGCGGCGGACGCAAACTCGCTCTTCGCTGCGGGTTCGTAGTTGAGCGAATCGTTGGCCCACCGGTTCACGGCCGCGACGGACGGGATCTCGTCGGCGGTCAGCGGAAGGAAGAACGAGCGGTGGTCCTTCACCCATTGGGCAAGGTCGTCGGCACCGACCGCCAGTTCGTCGTAGACGGCTTCGACACTGTGCACGACGCCAGCGGCGTTGGCTCGTTCGAGCCAGTCCCAGAAGCCAGGGCAGAAGTCGAAGCCGTAGTGGTCATTCTTGGCCCTGATGAAGACGTCGGAGTCGAGGAGGTACGCCACTACAGGACCCCTAGTTGCTCTCCGAGCCCCTCGAAGGTCGACGTCTTCTTCACACCGAGCAGACGAAAGGCCTCGGTGTATGGAGTGCGGCCCTCGACGGTGCTTGCGATCAACTCCCTCGCGAAGCGCTTACCGACCTGCACGGGCTTGGTGTTGTAGTAGTTCCCGCCACTCCCCTTCTCGGCCACGATCTCGGCGATCCGCTGCCGCTCGACCCGAAGCTCCGCCATGAACTGATCCCAGGTGAGCGCGCCGGCCTCGCGCATGCGGGCGAGGATCACCTGAGTCGAAACGCGGAACCGCTCGGCCAAAGGCTGGAGCTGTTCTCGAAGATCGCTGCGTCCATCGAAGACTTCGCGAAACTCATCCATCGGCACGAGCAGCTCAGCGGCCACCTGGTTGCACCAGCGCTCTTCGTCGAAGGTTCGTGTGGACTCTGGATCGACGTCGGAGAGTGCGGTCGACCCCAGCCATAAGTGAGCAAGCTCGTGGGCGAGCGTGAACACCTGAGCGGCCTTGGAATCCGCGCCATTGATGAACACGAGGGCTGCGTACTCATCGGTGAGAGCGAAACCCCGGAACTCCTCGGGGTCGAGCTTGCGGTGCGTGTTGGAGCCGACAATTCCGGAGATCATCACCAGCACGCCGGCGGCCTCAGCGTTTTCGCGCAGCTTTGTGAGCGCTGCGTTCCAACTGCCGAGCCGAGTGCAGGTCTCGGCTGTCCAGTCAAGAACGTCTCGCATCTGGCCAGCGGTCACCGCGGGATCGACTGCGGTCGTGGCGGTGCCGATGAACGGAAGCGGTTGCTCGCCATTGAGTAGCTGGCTGTCCCGGTACCACTCCTGGCGGGCCTGGCAGACGTACAGCGTGTCGAGCAGATCCGCAGATACGACCTCAGGTGTGGGCCGATCCCCCACCGTGCGGAAGTCCGGGATCGGGACTTCCTCATGCGGCGCGGCGTCGAGGAAGAAGTACCCGACCGGGGTGTACGTCTTGCGGGCGAACTCTTCGAGTTGCTTCAGTGTCGGCGCTCGGTCGCCGGCGAGCCAGTGTTCGTAGCGGGGGAACCGCGTGGCCCAGGCCTCATCGTCGATGCCCGACCGAGCGCGGGCCCACTCCAGGAGCTCTGGTTGCACCTCGACCCGGACGGACATACCTCCAGTATCGCCCGTCGGCGCAAACCGGAGCCGTCTACTTCGAGATTGTTGCTCGCGGCCAGCCGCGCAACGTGACGGGAGACCGTCTGGTCCACTGGCGCTTCTTTCGACCGGAAAAACCTGAGACACTGCGTCGCGAAGCCCTGCCTTGTGGAGCGCGGTGCTCGCACGAAAACGGAGCCGAGCACAGCGCTCGGTTGTTGCGGGCTCGGCATCCTCGGGGCATGCGCAGTGAGCGGCAAGCCACTCCAGGTCTGCCGGGTCCAGCCAAAGCGCTACTCGACCGGCACCGCGCTCGGCATCAGCGTCTGTCCCATCCGGGTGTCGTTCGGAGGCAGAGGCCCCTTCATCGAGCGCACCAAGGAGCCGACCGATGTCCTGTCGAGCGTGCGCAATGAAGTCGAGGTCCTGGCCCCCGGCGGATCGCACGCCACCCTCCGTTGCCAGCGAGACGTACATGTCGGGCGAGTCGCTGTCGAGACCTCCAGTTCGGATGAAATCGTCGCCTGCGACATGGATCACGCCCTTCGACGAAGGCCTGCCATGGCCCGGCGGTTGCCGATGCCAATCGGTCGGCGATCGCCGAGATGTCCTCTGCACTCAAGTCGCTGCCCATGCGGCCAGTCTCGCAGCCACAGACGGCGCCTACGGCGTGAACGCGTCGACCGAGGTCGAGTTCCGGAGAGCAGCCGCGGCAGCGATTTGCTCGTCGCTTGGGATTGCGTACCCGTACGAGACATCGAGCCGATCCAGAATCTCCTCAGAATCCGACCACGAGTGGGCCTGAGCCGACGCAAGCACGGATGCCGCCCGGTTCAACCCGAGGTACCGGAAGCCAGCAATCGACGCATCAATCTCGGAGGCGCTCATTGCATCGAACGCAGCATGAGCGACACCTCCGTTCGAGATCAGGCCATGAGCAAGGAGCGCAGACGACAGCGCTTGATCACCCGCGCCCATCCGTTCGCTCCCACCCCCGAGCGCAGCGCGATTCCAGACCGTGTCGGCCAGCAGGCCCTCACCATCGCCAAGCACCCCGAAGGTGTTCAGGTCACGGCCGTAGCGAGCGACAACATCGGTCTCGGAACCCTCGGCCGAGAGCTCGCAGTCCCCGCCGGCGGCTGTCGCAGCCGATCGGACGAAGAGTGCAAGTTGATCGACGGCATCCTGATCGTGCATCTCGGCGGTCGCGAAGTCGAAATCAATGGAGGTCGGCTCGAGCGGGAAGACATTGACCTGCACCCGATGGCGCCCGACGAAGACCTTGATGGTCGTCCGCTCGGCGTCGCTGCGGAACAGGACGGCGAGATCGACGTTGACGGCAGGGAGATCCTCGACGTGCCAGCTGCTCTCACGAAGCAAGTCGAGCACCCGACGCCAACCGGCCAGGTCGGTTGGCTCGATGCACCCGTCCGGCAGTGTGCGATCGTCGAAGTGGGAAAGCAGCGCTTCACGATCCAGCTCGCGCGCCACTTCAGCCACCCGGCCAAGACTGTTGCGGGACGCTCAACTGTCGGCCGGTCGTCGCATCGAGCGTCAACGCCGACTCGCCATCCAGGCTGTAGAGCGAGCAAGCAACGACGTTCCCTGCGGCGCTTCGGACCATCAAGTCATCGAGAGCAAGTCTCAGCGATTTCCACAAGGTCCCTGAAGTACCGAGGGCAGCGATGTCGATGCCGCTCACGAGCAGCAGGACAGGAGCATCGTCCACCGCTGCAATCTAATGGACTTGCCACTTGACCG encodes:
- a CDS encoding DUF4926 domain-containing protein, with translation MRKTLASDGMEVIYDLHADTDRVEAMKAVSKDGARPDMGLAPKPYLIGSRKFWRHLGSDRLPLAVVTGTITEVYWASMGDYPMFKLTEDDGTTHDFTREGDIARYVKGLAARVERVDMPWKPGVSHALSRTLVTRILVESSTWRSDPRAPGPFGLMLLQEHQHSQSAWALRCFEHWLQIEGIDHNELRSLVDHLWDWMTIDEHSFGEWHDRPPPLISQPDADLGLELDTEASTALRQAIADATDLAYNSLFGAFDDQRHMEVAAALGALLMPHRLNIPDPSVFGLPDGLDLEHEWGPMPDNLVARWREHPLPWPNYSTVEVTTDRHASEGALRGATGAIVEVYDGAYEIEIVDEDGRTRFLGPMQHDDVRFLWAPDWRQKLR
- a CDS encoding 2OG-Fe(II) oxygenase, with translation MPRLDPPIDEWSFLGCNPRSRFYSYSMGGTFSEHEDEPWRPDASRRSLLTLLAYLPTGGCVGGETVIDGETIAVEPGRIVLFDHGLLHEGKPVERGTKLVLRNDVVAGSPTAVMDELVRETEHLGLYEDDRWPTW
- a CDS encoding DUF4411 family protein, which translates into the protein MAYLLDSDVFIRAKNDHYGFDFCPGFWDWLERANAAGVVHSVEAVYDELAVGADDLAQWVKDHRSFFLPLTADEIPSVAAVNRWANDSLNYEPAAKSEFASAADSFLIGHAVAGGHTVVTHEVISDGRRRIKIPNAAAENGVRHMNPFQMLRAEGARFVLSR
- a CDS encoding ImmA/IrrE family metallo-endopeptidase — translated: MSVRVEVQPELLEWARARSGIDDEAWATRFPRYEHWLAGDRAPTLKQLEEFARKTYTPVGYFFLDAAPHEEVPIPDFRTVGDRPTPEVVSADLLDTLYVCQARQEWYRDSQLLNGEQPLPFIGTATTAVDPAVTAGQMRDVLDWTAETCTRLGSWNAALTKLRENAEAAGVLVMISGIVGSNTHRKLDPEEFRGFALTDEYAALVFINGADSKAAQVFTLAHELAHLWLGSTALSDVDPESTRTFDEERWCNQVAAELLVPMDEFREVFDGRSDLREQLQPLAERFRVSTQVILARMREAGALTWDQFMAELRVERQRIAEIVAEKGSGGNYYNTKPVQVGKRFARELIASTVEGRTPYTEAFRLLGVKKTSTFEGLGEQLGVL